In Achromobacter xylosoxidans A8, a single window of DNA contains:
- a CDS encoding DMT family transporter encodes MTRHRALTYIHVAAVLFGLTGVFGELIQASAAVITLGRAVFAVLALGLFARMRRKPLLGALTPAQLFVLVVSGALLAGHWVTFFIAVKVGGIAIATLGFASFPAFITLFEGLLFRERIRPTEWLLLGLVTAGLVLVTPSFDLADQGTIGLAWGLLSGLSFALLALSNRRSASGMDPMQVACWQNLVVALVMLPFAVSQLPALPALDWFWLALLGIFCTGLSHYLFVSSLTRLNARSAGLVIALEPVYAIGFAWILFSQEPTPRMMAGAALIVAAIVWSGLRKQAPASAQPDTTAKMQP; translated from the coding sequence ATGACCCGACACCGCGCTCTCACCTACATCCATGTTGCCGCCGTGCTATTCGGCCTGACCGGCGTGTTCGGCGAACTGATCCAGGCCAGCGCCGCCGTGATCACATTGGGCCGGGCCGTCTTCGCAGTGCTCGCGCTGGGGCTGTTCGCCCGCATGCGCCGCAAGCCGCTGCTGGGCGCCCTGACGCCGGCGCAGCTGTTCGTGCTGGTGGTGTCGGGCGCCCTGCTGGCGGGACACTGGGTCACGTTCTTCATTGCCGTGAAGGTGGGCGGCATCGCCATCGCCACGCTGGGCTTCGCCAGCTTCCCTGCGTTCATCACCTTGTTCGAGGGGCTGCTGTTCCGTGAGCGCATCCGCCCGACCGAATGGCTGCTGCTGGGCCTGGTCACCGCCGGCCTGGTGCTGGTCACCCCGTCGTTCGACCTGGCCGACCAGGGCACCATCGGCCTGGCCTGGGGCCTGTTGTCGGGGCTGAGCTTCGCGCTGCTGGCCTTGAGCAACCGCCGTTCAGCCTCGGGCATGGACCCGATGCAGGTAGCGTGCTGGCAAAACCTGGTGGTGGCGCTGGTGATGCTGCCGTTCGCCGTGTCCCAACTGCCGGCGCTGCCTGCCTTGGACTGGTTCTGGCTGGCGCTGCTGGGCATCTTCTGCACCGGCTTGTCCCACTACCTGTTCGTGTCCAGCCTGACGCGGCTCAACGCGCGCAGCGCCGGGCTGGTCATCGCGCTGGAACCCGTATACGCCATCGGCTTCGCCTGGATCCTGTTCAGCCAGGAGCCCACGCCCCGCATGATGGCCGGCGCCGCCTTGATCGTGGCCGCCATCGTCTGGTCGGGCCTGCGCAAGCAGGCGCCGGCATCCGCGCAGCCCGACACGACGGCAAAGATGCAGCCTTGA
- a CDS encoding DMT family transporter: protein MNRLAKLLPSFRPSSRAAGFFLATLGAVLFSAKAIVVKFTYRYGIDAVTLIAFRMLFAMPFFAAVAWHQSRRAARGEIPTMTWKERAQVCVLGLLGYYLSSFLDFLGLRYITASLERLILFLSPSLVVLLSAFWFKRPVERRQWMAMVLSYAGVVLVFAHDLSFGGGEVLLGSLFVFGSAASYSVYLICSGELVKRLGATRLVAYAMLVSCVACIIQFFVVHPPAMLIQPAGVYGYSVIHATLNTVVPVFMLMWAVALIGAPTASLLGMIGPVSVLFLASWFLQEPITVWQMAGTALVLAGVFALMGGGAGRLASARQGEARPSR from the coding sequence ATGAATCGCCTTGCCAAGCTTTTGCCGTCCTTCCGTCCGTCCAGCCGCGCTGCCGGCTTCTTCCTGGCGACCCTGGGCGCGGTCCTGTTTTCGGCCAAGGCCATCGTGGTGAAGTTCACCTACCGCTACGGCATCGACGCGGTCACCCTCATCGCCTTCCGCATGCTGTTCGCCATGCCGTTTTTCGCGGCGGTGGCCTGGCATCAGTCGCGCCGCGCGGCGCGCGGCGAAATCCCCACTATGACCTGGAAGGAACGCGCGCAGGTTTGCGTGCTGGGTCTGCTGGGCTACTACCTGTCCAGCTTCCTGGACTTTCTGGGACTGCGCTACATCACCGCCAGCTTGGAGCGCCTGATCCTGTTCCTCTCGCCTTCGCTGGTGGTACTGCTGTCGGCGTTCTGGTTCAAGCGCCCGGTCGAGCGCCGCCAGTGGATGGCCATGGTGCTGTCCTACGCCGGGGTGGTGCTGGTGTTCGCCCACGACCTGTCCTTCGGCGGCGGCGAGGTGCTGTTAGGGTCTTTGTTCGTTTTCGGATCGGCCGCAAGCTATTCTGTGTACCTGATCTGTTCGGGAGAACTGGTCAAGCGCTTGGGCGCGACGCGCCTGGTGGCGTATGCCATGCTGGTGTCCTGCGTGGCCTGCATCATCCAGTTCTTTGTCGTGCATCCCCCGGCCATGCTGATTCAGCCTGCCGGGGTCTATGGTTATTCGGTGATCCACGCCACGCTGAATACGGTGGTGCCGGTGTTCATGCTGATGTGGGCGGTCGCGCTGATCGGCGCGCCCACCGCGTCGCTGCTGGGCATGATCGGGCCGGTGTCGGTGCTGTTTCTGGCGTCGTGGTTCCTGCAAGAGCCCATCACGGTATGGCAGATGGCGGGGACCGCGTTGGTGCTGGCTGGGGTATTCGCGCTGATGGGGGGCGGGGCCGGCAGGCTTGCGTCGGCCAGGCAGGGCGAGGCCCGGCCATCGCGTTGA
- a CDS encoding amine dehydrogenase large subunit produces the protein MNAPSARSCASRAGRWALCAALAASAGLARADLPVEELKGGTRLPPATPHRLYVMDAVFNHLVDSRVNIYDGDSMKFLGLVPTSFNGHMTVSADGKDIYVMTTYYERLNRGKRTDVVEAWDAETLTPRYEVPIPQKRAQALNYRNYLQQSADGELLFVQNATPASSVTVVNLKTRQFADEVTAAAGCWSIIVLPSRPRSFASICGDGALLTVDLDQAGKPAGQQRSQPMFDPEKDPIFTHTENLGDTYYFVSYNGNVYSADFSGKNAVFGKSWSLLDASGKDQGWRPGGYNLLAINKAAKRLYVGMHPNGAEGSHKTPAAEIWVYDLATHKRVARVPGQNALSMSVSQDDQPRLYTIDGGNVNVYDAAPAAPVLKGTIQAAGETALQVEPQPRGAR, from the coding sequence ATGAACGCGCCTAGCGCCAGATCATGTGCATCACGGGCCGGACGGTGGGCGCTGTGCGCCGCTCTGGCGGCGTCGGCGGGCCTGGCCCGGGCGGACCTGCCCGTGGAAGAACTGAAGGGCGGCACCCGCCTGCCGCCGGCCACGCCGCACCGGCTGTACGTGATGGACGCCGTCTTCAACCACCTGGTCGACAGCCGGGTCAACATCTATGACGGCGACTCCATGAAGTTCCTGGGCCTGGTGCCTACGTCGTTCAACGGCCACATGACCGTGTCCGCGGACGGCAAGGACATCTATGTCATGACGACCTACTACGAGCGCTTGAACCGCGGCAAGCGCACCGACGTGGTCGAGGCCTGGGACGCCGAAACGCTCACGCCCAGGTACGAGGTGCCGATCCCGCAGAAACGCGCGCAGGCGCTGAACTACCGGAACTATCTGCAGCAGAGCGCGGACGGGGAACTGCTGTTCGTGCAGAACGCCACGCCTGCGTCCTCGGTCACGGTGGTGAACCTGAAGACGCGCCAGTTCGCGGACGAGGTGACCGCGGCCGCGGGTTGCTGGAGCATCATCGTGCTGCCCTCGCGCCCGCGCAGCTTCGCCAGCATCTGCGGCGACGGCGCGCTGCTGACCGTGGACCTGGACCAGGCCGGCAAGCCGGCGGGGCAGCAGCGCAGCCAGCCCATGTTCGACCCCGAGAAGGACCCCATCTTCACGCACACGGAAAATCTGGGCGATACCTATTACTTCGTGTCCTACAACGGCAATGTCTACAGTGCCGACTTCAGTGGCAAGAATGCCGTGTTCGGCAAGTCCTGGTCTTTGCTGGACGCATCGGGCAAGGATCAGGGCTGGCGCCCTGGCGGCTACAACCTGTTGGCCATCAACAAGGCCGCCAAGCGGCTGTACGTGGGCATGCATCCGAACGGGGCCGAGGGTTCGCACAAGACGCCGGCCGCCGAGATCTGGGTCTACGACCTGGCCACGCACAAGAGGGTAGCGCGGGTGCCGGGCCAGAATGCCTTGTCGATGTCGGTCTCGCAGGACGACCAGCCGCGCCTGTACACGATCGATGGCGGCAACGTGAACGTCTATGACGCCGCGCCCGCCGCGCCGGTCCTCAAGGGTACGATCCAGGCCGCCGGCGAAACCGCGCTGCAGGTCGAACCACAACCGCGAGGTGCGCGATGA
- a CDS encoding transporter, with the protein MAGRTRSRAHRRAALLLACAAASQAAWAGDPSARDWIPAPVGTNIIAGYMAGLRSSGLYAEGSRVDGGSVDVNTLVYRQMHYRDFYGKTVQLEFIVPMIRTSQDLPGMAGDHQTGIGDVTLGSAIWFYNNEQTRTWFAWEPFVVAPVGRYDGSRPDVSPGKNRWSTVQDFSFVQGFGESTYLEAIAEVEIYGRNTDWHGQTLKKDPSFRFFALASTNLTPDTYTGIRYRYETGGKETSSGETVATRARNHQLAVELTHQINDANQIQMQYIHDLKVENGPRMRGVQLRYVYAF; encoded by the coding sequence ATGGCAGGCAGGACAAGGAGCCGGGCCCACAGGCGGGCGGCGCTGCTGCTCGCGTGCGCGGCAGCGTCGCAGGCGGCATGGGCGGGAGACCCCAGCGCGCGCGATTGGATACCCGCGCCGGTGGGCACCAACATCATCGCCGGGTATATGGCCGGGCTGAGGTCTTCGGGCCTGTATGCCGAAGGCTCGCGCGTGGACGGCGGATCGGTCGACGTCAACACGCTGGTCTATCGCCAGATGCACTATCGCGACTTCTACGGCAAGACGGTGCAGCTGGAATTCATCGTGCCGATGATCCGGACCTCGCAGGACCTGCCCGGCATGGCGGGCGACCACCAGACCGGCATCGGCGACGTGACGCTAGGTTCGGCGATCTGGTTCTACAACAATGAGCAGACCCGGACCTGGTTCGCTTGGGAGCCGTTCGTCGTGGCGCCCGTGGGCCGCTACGACGGTTCGCGCCCCGATGTGTCGCCGGGCAAGAACCGCTGGTCCACCGTCCAGGATTTCTCCTTCGTGCAGGGCTTTGGCGAATCCACGTATCTGGAAGCCATCGCGGAAGTGGAGATCTACGGCCGCAATACCGATTGGCATGGGCAGACGCTGAAGAAGGATCCCTCGTTCCGCTTTTTCGCGCTGGCCTCGACCAACCTGACGCCGGACACTTACACCGGCATCCGCTACCGCTACGAGACGGGCGGCAAGGAAACCTCGTCCGGCGAGACCGTCGCCACGCGCGCGCGCAATCACCAACTGGCCGTCGAACTGACGCATCAGATCAACGACGCCAACCAGATTCAGATGCAGTACATCCACGACCTGAAGGTCGAGAACGGACCGCGGATGCGTGGCGTGCAGTTGCGCTACGTCTATGCGTTCTAG
- the styD gene encoding phenylacetaldehyde dehydrogenase StyD → MSSASAIAAGHAGSDRPELAAIREAMLIDGKPVRVGQGAPIAVHDPATGEVIAHQPDAGPLQVDLAVQAARRAFESGPWRDMLPAGRERLLLKLADLVELHGTELARLETLNNGKLLGVAQGLEVGSGAQWLRYMAGWTTKITGDTLSLSIPFPPGVRYSAYTLPQAVGVVAAIIPWNFPLLMAIWKIAPALAAGCTVVLKPAEETPLTALRLAELVLEAGFPPGVVNVVTGRGETAGAALVAHPGVDKIAFTGSTEVGKLIGRAAMDDMKRVSLELGGKSPVIVLDDCDVDRAVQGAAAAIFFNQGQVCTAGSRLYVQRNLYPKVVEGLADLAAGMRLGSGFDPATQVGPLVSARHQKRVMDYIDIGRNEGGRVLAGGGRGTGSGYFVQPTVFADVPSDARIAREEIFGPVVVAQPFDTLDDAVRLANDSAYGLGASLWSNDLSRVQSLIPRVDAGTVWVNTHNMLDPNMPFGGFKQSGIGREHGRAVLEMYLERKSVCIAY, encoded by the coding sequence ATGTCTTCAGCAAGCGCAATCGCCGCCGGCCACGCCGGTTCTGACCGCCCGGAACTGGCCGCCATCCGGGAAGCCATGCTCATCGATGGCAAGCCGGTGCGCGTGGGGCAAGGCGCGCCCATCGCGGTCCATGATCCGGCCACGGGCGAAGTCATCGCCCATCAACCCGACGCTGGACCGCTGCAGGTGGATCTGGCCGTACAGGCCGCCAGGCGCGCCTTCGAGTCCGGTCCCTGGCGCGACATGCTGCCTGCCGGGCGCGAGCGCCTGTTGCTGAAACTGGCCGACCTGGTCGAGCTGCACGGCACGGAACTGGCCCGCCTGGAAACCCTGAACAACGGCAAGCTGCTGGGCGTCGCGCAGGGCCTGGAAGTCGGCTCGGGCGCGCAGTGGCTGCGCTACATGGCGGGTTGGACGACCAAGATCACGGGCGACACGCTGTCGCTGTCCATACCGTTTCCTCCCGGCGTCCGCTACAGCGCCTACACCCTGCCGCAGGCCGTGGGCGTGGTGGCGGCGATCATCCCGTGGAATTTCCCGCTGCTGATGGCGATCTGGAAGATCGCTCCCGCCCTGGCCGCGGGCTGCACCGTGGTGCTCAAGCCGGCCGAGGAAACGCCGCTGACGGCATTGCGCCTGGCCGAGCTGGTGCTGGAAGCAGGCTTCCCGCCCGGCGTCGTCAACGTCGTGACCGGGCGGGGCGAGACCGCTGGCGCCGCGCTGGTCGCGCATCCCGGCGTGGACAAGATCGCGTTCACGGGCTCGACCGAAGTCGGCAAGCTGATCGGACGCGCCGCGATGGACGACATGAAGCGGGTTTCGCTGGAACTGGGCGGCAAATCCCCGGTGATCGTGTTGGACGATTGCGACGTCGACCGCGCCGTGCAGGGAGCCGCAGCCGCCATTTTCTTCAACCAGGGGCAGGTTTGCACGGCGGGCTCGCGCCTGTATGTGCAAAGGAACCTGTATCCCAAGGTCGTCGAGGGACTGGCCGATCTGGCCGCCGGCATGAGACTCGGGTCCGGATTCGACCCCGCCACGCAGGTCGGCCCGCTGGTGTCGGCCCGTCACCAGAAGCGCGTCATGGATTACATCGATATCGGACGCAACGAAGGCGGACGCGTCCTGGCGGGAGGGGGGCGCGGAACCGGCTCGGGCTACTTCGTGCAGCCCACGGTTTTTGCGGACGTGCCGTCGGACGCGCGCATCGCCCGCGAGGAAATCTTCGGCCCTGTCGTGGTGGCGCAGCCTTTCGACACCCTGGACGATGCCGTGCGGCTGGCCAACGACAGTGCCTACGGCCTGGGCGCCAGTCTCTGGAGCAACGATCTCTCCCGCGTGCAAAGCCTGATCCCGCGCGTCGATGCCGGCACCGTCTGGGTCAACACGCACAACATGCTGGATCCCAACATGCCTTTTGGCGGATTCAAGCAATCCGGCATCGGCCGCGAGCACGGCCGCGCCGTGCTGGAGATGTACCTGGAACGGAAGTCCGTTTGCATCGCTTACTAG
- the mauD gene encoding methylamine dehydrogenase accessory protein MauD yields MDALIISNFLLWGVVLCLVLVILALSRQIGVLYERVAPMGALTMDKGPGVGEAAPRFELSDLLGRRIVVGERGQHSQLLFFLSPTCPVCKKLLPILKSVASTESAWLRIVLASDGEMPEHLAFYKQAGLERFPYLLSTELGMKFQISKLPYAVLIDETGTLRAKGLINSREQLESLFTAKELGVASVQEFLAAGTLEETRISRKESGNALAG; encoded by the coding sequence ATGGATGCCTTGATCATTTCCAATTTCCTGCTGTGGGGCGTGGTGCTCTGCCTGGTGCTCGTCATCCTGGCGCTGTCGCGGCAGATCGGCGTGCTGTACGAGCGCGTGGCGCCGATGGGGGCGCTGACGATGGACAAGGGCCCGGGCGTGGGTGAGGCTGCGCCGCGCTTCGAACTGTCGGATCTGTTGGGCCGCCGCATCGTCGTGGGCGAACGCGGCCAGCACAGCCAACTGCTGTTCTTTCTTTCGCCGACCTGCCCGGTCTGCAAGAAGCTGCTGCCCATCCTGAAGTCGGTGGCCAGCACGGAAAGCGCGTGGCTGCGCATCGTCCTGGCCAGCGACGGCGAAATGCCCGAGCATCTGGCGTTCTACAAACAGGCGGGACTGGAACGGTTTCCGTACCTGCTGTCGACCGAACTGGGCATGAAGTTCCAGATCAGCAAGCTGCCTTATGCCGTGCTGATCGATGAAACCGGAACCTTGCGCGCCAAGGGCTTGATCAACTCGCGCGAACAGCTGGAAAGCCTGTTCACGGCGAAGGAGCTGGGCGTGGCGTCGGTGCAGGAGTTCCTGGCCGCCGGCACGCTGGAAGAAACCCGGATTTCCCGCAAGGAGAGCGGCAATGCACTGGCTGGATAA
- a CDS encoding quinone oxidoreductase family protein yields MASNLVKAIRIEQHGGPEVLKLVEVEVPPPAANEVTIEQHAAGLNFIDIYFRTGLYPHPLPHGLGFEGAGVVTAVGAEVTHLKKGDRVAYGQSPIGAYAKARNVPAAQVVKVPKGIGFDEAAALMLKGLTVQYLFRQTYRLQGGETILFHAAAGGVGLIACQWAKALGVKLIGTVSSPEKAELARANGAWETIDYSRENVAERVLELTGGKKVPVVYDGVGKDTWETSLDCIEPRGLMVSFGNASGPVSGVNLATLNQKGCLYVTRPSLGLHVNTLAKLQAASEELFDLVLKKKIKVRIDQRYTLEQAGEAQTALAGRKTTGATVLMLD; encoded by the coding sequence ATGGCCAGCAATCTCGTCAAGGCAATTCGTATCGAGCAGCACGGTGGTCCTGAAGTCCTGAAGCTGGTCGAGGTGGAAGTGCCTCCGCCCGCCGCCAATGAAGTCACGATCGAGCAGCATGCCGCCGGCCTGAACTTCATCGATATCTATTTCCGCACGGGCTTGTATCCCCATCCGCTGCCCCACGGCCTGGGCTTTGAAGGCGCGGGTGTGGTGACCGCGGTCGGCGCCGAGGTCACGCATCTGAAGAAGGGAGACCGCGTTGCCTACGGCCAGAGCCCGATCGGCGCCTACGCCAAGGCGCGCAACGTGCCGGCCGCGCAGGTCGTCAAGGTGCCCAAGGGCATCGGTTTCGACGAAGCGGCGGCCCTGATGCTCAAGGGTCTGACGGTGCAGTACCTGTTCCGCCAGACCTACCGCCTGCAAGGGGGCGAGACCATCCTGTTCCATGCGGCCGCCGGCGGCGTGGGCCTGATCGCATGCCAATGGGCCAAGGCCCTGGGCGTGAAGCTGATCGGCACGGTCTCCAGCCCCGAGAAGGCGGAGCTGGCCCGCGCCAACGGCGCCTGGGAAACCATCGACTATTCGCGCGAGAACGTGGCCGAGCGCGTGCTGGAACTGACCGGCGGCAAGAAGGTGCCGGTGGTATATGACGGCGTGGGCAAGGACACCTGGGAAACGTCGCTGGACTGCATCGAACCGCGCGGCCTGATGGTGAGCTTTGGCAACGCGTCCGGCCCCGTGTCGGGCGTCAACCTGGCGACGCTGAACCAGAAGGGCTGCCTGTACGTGACGCGCCCGTCGCTGGGCCTGCACGTGAACACGCTGGCCAAGCTGCAAGCCGCTTCCGAGGAACTGTTCGACCTGGTCCTGAAGAAGAAGATCAAGGTCCGCATTGACCAGCGCTATACGCTGGAGCAGGCCGGCGAGGCGCAGACTGCGCTGGCCGGACGCAAGACCACCGGCGCCACGGTGCTGATGCTGGACTGA
- a CDS encoding cytochrome c: protein MNPAQRPPQQGWRWLCAAAVLLCAGPAVAQHAATDAAATAASAAGAASDQLRQAVRADYVLQCAGCHRVDGRGSGRHGIPDFRNSVGSLVHLPQGREYLVRVPGAAQSQLNNAELAAVLNWIVEEFSPAQLPENFRPYTEQEVAQVRPRRYEDVVPVRHGLAQALAGLGLPLADYSYGSDRRP, encoded by the coding sequence ATGAATCCGGCGCAACGACCGCCGCAGCAGGGGTGGCGCTGGCTCTGTGCCGCCGCCGTCCTGCTCTGCGCGGGCCCGGCCGTTGCGCAGCATGCGGCGACCGATGCCGCGGCGACCGCGGCATCGGCCGCCGGTGCCGCGTCCGACCAACTGCGCCAGGCCGTCCGTGCCGACTATGTGCTGCAGTGCGCGGGCTGCCATCGGGTGGACGGACGCGGGAGCGGCCGCCATGGCATTCCCGACTTCCGCAATTCCGTGGGTTCGTTGGTGCATTTGCCGCAAGGCCGGGAGTATCTGGTGCGCGTGCCGGGGGCGGCGCAATCGCAGCTGAACAATGCCGAGCTCGCGGCCGTGCTGAATTGGATCGTGGAGGAATTCAGTCCCGCGCAATTGCCGGAGAACTTCCGTCCCTACACCGAACAGGAGGTGGCGCAGGTGCGTCCGCGCCGTTACGAGGACGTGGTGCCGGTGCGCCACGGATTGGCGCAGGCCTTGGCGGGACTGGGCTTGCCCTTGGCCGATTATTCCTATGGCAGCGACAGAAGACCCTAG
- a CDS encoding MauE/DoxX family redox-associated membrane protein, producing the protein MNDPVLLYAASAALACVLLLGALEKLKDMAGFAAIVSAYRILPAGWSGAFAWAYALSEALAGTLLLAPPWQAAGAQLALLVLAAATLALAFNLLRGHRDIDCGCGGPASSGPGRGAQRGGLSWWLVLRNAALALWTAPALIAAAGQSRGLLWTDSAAVFGLATAAVGLYFTANHLLASHLKLRNL; encoded by the coding sequence ATGAACGATCCTGTGCTGCTGTATGCCGCGAGCGCGGCGCTGGCCTGCGTGCTGCTTCTGGGCGCGCTGGAAAAACTGAAGGACATGGCGGGCTTCGCCGCCATCGTGTCGGCCTACCGGATCCTGCCTGCGGGCTGGAGCGGCGCATTTGCCTGGGCCTATGCGTTGAGCGAGGCGCTGGCCGGAACCCTGCTGCTTGCGCCGCCCTGGCAGGCGGCGGGCGCGCAGCTGGCGCTGCTGGTGCTGGCGGCGGCCACGCTGGCGCTGGCCTTCAACCTGCTGCGCGGCCACCGCGACATCGATTGCGGTTGCGGCGGTCCCGCGTCCAGTGGGCCGGGGCGAGGCGCGCAGCGGGGAGGGCTGTCGTGGTGGCTGGTGCTGCGCAACGCCGCGCTGGCGCTATGGACCGCGCCAGCCCTCATCGCCGCGGCGGGCCAGTCCCGCGGCCTGCTGTGGACCGATTCCGCAGCCGTTTTTGGCCTGGCCACCGCCGCCGTGGGCCTGTACTTCACCGCCAACCACCTGTTGGCCTCACACCTCAAGTTGCGCAATCTCTGA
- a CDS encoding MarR family winged helix-turn-helix transcriptional regulator — protein MTAAPPLSSSDTPVHYRGDARCLMEDNAGFLIKLVSNSLNRMLDQEMAPLELTAMQWRPILLVFQGRADTPAELARLTGMDTGAMTRALDRLEAKGLLRRNRCQEDRRVVKIELTEVGEAKAREIPPNIARVLNHHLRGFSIDEVAQLKHFLRRMIANGSASSAPPER, from the coding sequence ATGACTGCCGCGCCTCCCCTCTCTTCGTCCGATACGCCTGTCCATTACCGCGGCGACGCCCGCTGCTTGATGGAGGACAACGCCGGTTTCCTGATCAAACTGGTCTCCAATTCGTTGAACCGGATGCTGGATCAGGAAATGGCCCCGCTGGAACTCACCGCCATGCAATGGCGCCCCATTCTGCTGGTTTTCCAGGGACGCGCCGACACGCCCGCGGAGCTGGCCCGGCTCACCGGCATGGACACCGGCGCCATGACCCGTGCGCTGGACCGCCTGGAAGCCAAGGGCCTGCTGCGCCGCAACCGCTGTCAGGAAGACCGCCGCGTCGTCAAGATCGAACTTACCGAGGTCGGCGAAGCCAAGGCGCGCGAGATTCCTCCCAATATCGCGCGGGTACTGAATCACCACCTGCGCGGATTCTCCATCGACGAAGTCGCGCAGCTGAAGCATTTCCTGCGCCGCATGATCGCCAACGGCTCCGCCTCTTCAGCGCCTCCGGAGCGCTGA
- a CDS encoding methylamine dehydrogenase light chain, with the protein MHWLDKFAERATRSVAHTTSRRSVLNRIGRALVGTAFLMPVLPVARSAPADPKKPQMDDTACDYWRYCAVDGFLCSCCGGSMTSCPPGTSPSAVSWVGTCHNPLDGKDYLISYNDCCGKAACGKCMCASAERERPGYQMFLHNDVNWCMSNESSIFHCTTSVIVGLAKPKPKS; encoded by the coding sequence ATGCACTGGCTGGATAAATTCGCAGAGCGCGCCACGCGCTCGGTCGCGCACACCACTTCCCGGCGCAGCGTGCTCAACCGCATCGGCCGAGCGCTGGTAGGAACGGCTTTCCTCATGCCGGTGCTGCCGGTGGCGCGTTCCGCGCCCGCGGATCCCAAGAAGCCGCAGATGGATGACACGGCGTGCGATTACTGGCGCTATTGCGCGGTGGACGGCTTTCTGTGTTCATGCTGCGGCGGCAGCATGACGTCCTGCCCGCCCGGCACCTCGCCCTCGGCGGTATCGTGGGTCGGCACCTGCCACAATCCGCTGGACGGCAAGGACTACCTGATCAGCTATAACGACTGCTGCGGCAAAGCCGCTTGCGGCAAATGCATGTGCGCATCCGCCGAGCGCGAGCGGCCGGGCTATCAGATGTTCCTGCACAACGATGTGAACTGGTGCATGTCAAACGAATCCTCCATCTTCCATTGCACCACGTCCGTGATCGTGGGCCTGGCCAAGCCCAAGCCGAAATCATGA